From a region of the Actinomadura luzonensis genome:
- a CDS encoding amidohydrolase family protein, which yields MPEWWRRLGLPGLIDLHVHFLPERMERRVWHHFRNGGPLMGDGWRISYAWPAAERAAHLRAMGVRSFPALAYAHKPDMAADLNAWTLDFARRTPGCLPSATFYPEPGAAGHVRRALADGARVFKVHLQVGGFDPRAPELAEVWGLLAESGVPVVVHASSVPVPGGYVGPGPIGDVLRRHPRLRVVIAHLGMPEYEPFFELAGRYERVALDTTMAFTDFSEAGMPFPERLRPALLDLGLAGKVVLGSDFPTIPYPYAHQLDALARLDLGEDWLRAVCWHNAQAMI from the coding sequence GTGCCGGAGTGGTGGCGGCGGCTGGGGCTGCCGGGGCTGATCGACCTGCACGTGCACTTCCTGCCCGAGCGAATGGAGCGGCGGGTCTGGCACCACTTCCGCAACGGCGGCCCGCTCATGGGCGACGGGTGGCGCATCTCGTACGCGTGGCCGGCGGCCGAGCGGGCGGCGCACCTGCGGGCCATGGGGGTGCGGAGCTTCCCCGCGCTGGCGTACGCGCACAAGCCGGACATGGCGGCCGACCTCAACGCCTGGACGCTCGACTTCGCCCGCCGCACGCCCGGCTGCCTGCCGTCGGCGACGTTCTATCCCGAGCCCGGGGCGGCGGGCCACGTGCGGCGGGCGCTGGCGGACGGCGCCCGGGTCTTCAAGGTGCACCTCCAGGTCGGCGGGTTCGACCCGCGGGCGCCGGAGCTGGCGGAGGTCTGGGGGCTGCTCGCGGAGTCGGGCGTGCCGGTGGTGGTGCACGCCAGCTCGGTGCCGGTGCCCGGCGGCTACGTCGGCCCCGGCCCGATCGGCGACGTGCTGCGCCGGCATCCGCGGCTGCGCGTGGTGATCGCGCACCTCGGGATGCCCGAGTACGAGCCGTTCTTCGAGCTGGCCGGGCGCTACGAGCGGGTGGCGCTGGACACCACGATGGCCTTCACCGACTTCAGCGAGGCGGGCATGCCGTTCCCGGAGCGGCTGCGGCCGGCGTTGCTTGATCTGGGGCTCGCGGGGAAGGTGGTGCTCGGCAGTGACTTCCCGACCATTCCGTACCCCTACGCGCACCAGCTCGACGCGCTCGCCCGCCTGGACCTCGGCGAGGACTGGCTCAGGGCCGTCTGCTGGCACAATGCCCAGGCCATGATCTGA
- a CDS encoding magnesium and cobalt transport protein CorA, with protein MRNMARVRSLRRGADVREEPPEHSMDPRATEEPPYRPTVIDNAIYRDGERVDNPGSLADAFERLKEMPGSMAWIGLYRPKEWELVKLGEEFELHELALEDAIVGSQRPKSDRYGDTLFVVLRAARYLDDVEEVAFGELHVFVGPDFVITVRHAEAPDLQGVRRRMESDPELLRQGPQAVLYAILDTVVDGYAPVVAGLQKDIEEIEVQVFSGDPSVSRRVYELSGEVIEFQRATAPLVGMIHGFIAGAPKYGLNDELQSYLRDVADHAITVSERVSSFRQMLQNILVVNSTLVTQAQNAEMARMTEASIRQGEEVKKISAWAAILFAPTLVGTIYGMNFDFMPETHWALGYPFAIVLMAAVCLVLYMVFKRRDWL; from the coding sequence ATGAGGAACATGGCCAGGGTCAGGAGTCTGCGCCGCGGGGCCGACGTGCGCGAGGAGCCGCCGGAGCACTCGATGGACCCGCGGGCCACCGAGGAGCCCCCGTACCGGCCCACCGTCATCGACAACGCGATCTACCGCGACGGCGAGCGCGTCGACAACCCGGGCTCGCTCGCCGACGCCTTCGAACGCCTCAAGGAGATGCCGGGCAGCATGGCCTGGATCGGCCTGTACCGGCCGAAGGAATGGGAGCTGGTCAAGCTCGGCGAGGAGTTCGAGCTGCACGAGCTGGCCCTGGAGGACGCGATCGTCGGCTCCCAGCGGCCGAAGTCCGACCGGTACGGCGACACGCTCTTCGTGGTGCTGCGCGCGGCCCGCTACCTCGACGACGTGGAGGAGGTGGCGTTCGGCGAGCTGCACGTCTTCGTCGGCCCCGACTTCGTGATCACCGTCAGGCACGCCGAGGCCCCCGACCTGCAGGGCGTGCGCCGCCGCATGGAGTCCGACCCCGAGCTGCTGCGGCAGGGCCCGCAGGCGGTGCTGTACGCCATCCTCGACACGGTGGTCGACGGCTACGCGCCGGTCGTGGCCGGGCTGCAGAAGGACATCGAGGAGATCGAGGTCCAGGTCTTCAGCGGCGACCCGTCGGTGTCGCGGCGCGTGTACGAGCTGTCCGGCGAGGTGATCGAGTTCCAGCGGGCCACGGCGCCGCTGGTCGGCATGATCCACGGGTTCATCGCGGGCGCCCCCAAGTACGGGCTGAACGACGAGCTGCAGAGTTACCTGCGCGACGTGGCCGACCACGCGATCACTGTCTCCGAGCGGGTGTCGTCCTTCCGGCAGATGTTGCAGAACATCCTGGTCGTCAACTCGACGCTGGTGACGCAGGCGCAGAACGCGGAGATGGCCCGGATGACCGAGGCCAGCATCCGGCAGGGCGAGGAGGTCAAGAAGATCTCCGCGTGGGCGGCCATCCTCTTCGCGCCGACCCTGGTCGGGACGATCTACGGCATGAACTTCGACTTCATGCCGGAGACGCACTGGGCGCTCGGCTACCCGTTCGCGATCGTGCTGATGGCCGCCGTGTGCCTGGTGCTCTACATGGTCTTCAAACGCCGCGACTGGCTGTGA
- a CDS encoding nuclear transport factor 2 family protein, with translation MKVNDRHVALISAFYDALGRADLAAMESCYHPEVSFGDPIFQELEGRDRVMRMWRLQLGVRDGLRSDYRNVSADDHTGTAHWTARYTFSSTGREVVNEVEALFRFEDGLIVRHHDDFDFRRWSRMALGRPHGLLFGWTPMWRKSIRDRATQQLDALG, from the coding sequence ATGAAGGTGAACGATCGTCACGTGGCGCTGATCAGCGCTTTCTACGACGCCCTCGGGCGGGCCGACCTCGCGGCCATGGAGAGCTGCTACCACCCCGAGGTCAGTTTCGGTGACCCCATCTTCCAGGAGCTCGAGGGCCGCGACCGGGTCATGCGGATGTGGCGCCTGCAGCTCGGCGTGCGCGACGGCCTGCGTTCCGACTACCGAAACGTCTCGGCCGACGACCACACCGGCACCGCGCACTGGACCGCCCGCTACACCTTCTCCAGCACCGGCCGGGAGGTGGTGAACGAGGTCGAGGCGCTGTTCAGGTTCGAGGACGGGCTCATCGTGCGGCACCATGACGACTTCGACTTCCGGCGCTGGTCCAGGATGGCGCTCGGCCGGCCGCACGGGCTGCTGTTCGGCTGGACGCCGATGTGGCGCAAGTCCATCAGGGACCGGGCCACGCAACAGCTCGACGCACTGGGGTAG
- a CDS encoding Clp protease N-terminal domain-containing protein produces the protein MPKINVYLPDDLAEAVKEAGVPVSAVCQRALEQAVRRVTAIRESSLGELDLETPTGALTHLTGRTRTVLKLAADGARAQGAAEVGTEHLLGAMLTEGGNLALHVLRAMEISLDHVRRDLDQHARPVPQPDAEAEAGTRRFSTSAANALEFAVTEALSLGHNYVGCEHLLLGLVAEPDGTGGQVLRALGAEPRLTRRAVSAALAGYVHLRAQAQQPGPAQPAQAPGPAQGQAELLKAALRAELQPLVQRLERLEEHAGLRP, from the coding sequence ATGCCAAAGATCAACGTATACCTGCCCGACGACCTCGCCGAGGCCGTCAAGGAGGCCGGCGTGCCGGTGTCCGCCGTCTGCCAGCGCGCGCTGGAGCAGGCGGTCCGCCGGGTGACCGCGATCAGGGAGTCCTCGCTCGGCGAGCTCGACCTGGAGACCCCGACCGGCGCCCTCACCCACCTGACCGGCCGGACGCGCACCGTGCTCAAGCTCGCCGCCGACGGCGCCCGCGCCCAGGGCGCCGCCGAGGTCGGCACCGAGCACCTGCTCGGCGCGATGCTCACCGAGGGCGGCAACCTGGCCCTGCACGTGCTGCGGGCCATGGAGATCAGCCTCGACCACGTCCGCCGCGACCTCGACCAGCACGCCCGCCCCGTCCCTCAGCCCGATGCCGAAGCCGAGGCCGGGACGCGGCGTTTCAGCACCTCCGCCGCCAACGCCCTGGAGTTCGCCGTCACCGAGGCGCTGTCCCTCGGCCACAACTACGTCGGCTGCGAGCACCTCCTGCTGGGCCTCGTCGCCGAGCCGGACGGCACCGGCGGGCAGGTCCTGCGCGCCCTCGGCGCCGAGCCCCGCCTGACCCGCCGCGCCGTGTCGGCCGCCCTGGCCGGCTACGTCCACCTGCGCGCCCAGGCCCAGCAGCCCGGCCCCGCCCAGCCCGCCCAGGCGCCCGGGCCGGCGCAGGGCCAGGCCGAGCTGCTGAAGGCCGCGCTCCGGGCCGAACTCCAGCCGCTCGTGCAGCGTCTGGAGCGCCTGGAGGAGCACGCCGGCCTCCGGCCATGA
- a CDS encoding DUF3488 and transglutaminase-like domain-containing protein codes for MVPPAGGTPPLWRRAAGLALVAAVAGTAGWGFHRVFPAGQELLLAVVPAAVAPALVAALTARRPLWLALMLDLVVWFAGTVPLYGGLEPALLRDVANSWHALLTTLLPAQPDPGLLVLVHTLVWAAATTGAELLTRTATRIAPALPALLVYGLALLLGVDGEGSNLPVAAALFTLIAALALVRAGRPASWLLAGLPVAAALAAVALVAGPLLPIAAQPYNPRDDADLPPPVRVDSVSPLDRVSAWLQIPDRELFTVQAGEPLNWRLAVLDRYDGVRWTSGARFQPTGGRVPEGPWTGEADVVRQRITFDGLPGTWLPAAERPEKVDGVRGLAADPASGALLAGVKPAKGFSYEVTSRVPKPSKEDLLAAVPARDPALTAFPGGPQKELFGRLAREAVKGAEEPMRQAYRLQSYLRTSARYDVTAPPGHSLKGLEFFLRTTHRGTSEQFATTFALMARTLGLPSRVVVGFRPGTPAGGVYHVRSGHVMAWAEIEFEGIGWRPFYPTPGRSGAKDDHEVVSSAIEESEQLEGEFTRGGGGDRAPESRPQGGGGREEAGPSPWTLAAVAGGALVLAYAGLAAALPPWRRRRRRRAGSPEGRVLGAWRQARDDLGLAGDRALTAADVLAAQPPDVAADLRPLADLSNFARYAPDAVTDETAAAAWRHSDALRRTLRARTPLPARLRRRLLLR; via the coding sequence CCCGCGCTCGTCGCCGCGCTCACCGCCAGGCGCCCGCTCTGGCTGGCGCTGATGCTCGATCTCGTCGTCTGGTTCGCCGGGACCGTCCCGCTCTACGGAGGTCTGGAGCCCGCCCTCCTCAGGGACGTGGCCAACTCCTGGCACGCGCTGCTCACCACCCTGCTGCCCGCCCAGCCGGACCCGGGCCTGCTGGTCCTGGTCCACACCCTGGTGTGGGCGGCCGCCACGACCGGCGCCGAGCTGCTCACCCGCACCGCCACCAGGATCGCCCCGGCGCTGCCCGCCCTCCTCGTGTACGGCCTGGCCCTGCTGCTCGGCGTGGACGGCGAGGGCTCGAACCTGCCGGTCGCCGCCGCGCTGTTCACGCTGATCGCCGCCCTCGCCCTGGTGCGCGCCGGCCGCCCCGCGTCCTGGCTGCTGGCCGGGCTGCCGGTGGCGGCCGCGCTGGCCGCCGTCGCGCTGGTCGCCGGCCCGCTGCTGCCGATCGCGGCGCAGCCGTACAACCCGCGCGACGACGCCGACCTGCCGCCGCCCGTCCGCGTGGACAGCGTCAGCCCCCTGGACCGGGTCTCGGCCTGGCTGCAGATCCCCGACCGGGAGCTGTTCACCGTCCAGGCCGGCGAACCGCTCAACTGGCGGCTGGCCGTGCTCGACCGCTACGACGGGGTGCGCTGGACCTCGGGCGCCCGCTTCCAGCCCACCGGCGGCCGCGTCCCCGAGGGCCCGTGGACCGGCGAGGCCGACGTCGTGCGCCAGCGGATCACCTTCGACGGCCTGCCCGGCACCTGGCTGCCGGCGGCCGAACGGCCCGAGAAGGTGGACGGCGTGCGCGGCCTGGCCGCCGACCCGGCCAGCGGCGCGCTGCTGGCCGGCGTCAAGCCCGCCAAGGGCTTCAGCTACGAGGTCACCTCCCGGGTGCCGAAGCCGTCCAAGGAGGACCTGCTGGCCGCCGTGCCGGCGCGCGACCCCGCGCTGACCGCGTTCCCCGGCGGGCCGCAGAAGGAGCTGTTCGGCAGGCTCGCCAGGGAGGCGGTCAAGGGGGCGGAGGAGCCGATGCGGCAGGCGTACCGGCTGCAGAGCTACCTCCGCACCAGCGCCCGCTACGACGTCACCGCCCCTCCCGGCCACTCGCTCAAGGGCCTGGAGTTCTTCCTGCGGACCACGCACCGGGGCACGTCGGAGCAGTTCGCGACCACGTTCGCGCTCATGGCGAGGACGCTCGGGCTGCCGTCCAGGGTGGTCGTCGGCTTCCGGCCGGGCACGCCCGCCGGCGGCGTCTACCACGTCAGGTCGGGGCACGTGATGGCGTGGGCGGAGATCGAGTTCGAGGGGATCGGCTGGCGGCCGTTCTACCCGACGCCGGGCCGCAGCGGCGCCAAGGACGACCACGAGGTGGTGTCGTCGGCCATCGAGGAGAGCGAGCAGCTGGAGGGCGAGTTCACGCGGGGCGGCGGCGGCGACCGCGCGCCGGAGTCCCGGCCGCAGGGCGGCGGCGGCCGGGAGGAGGCGGGCCCGTCCCCGTGGACGCTCGCGGCGGTCGCGGGCGGGGCGCTGGTGCTGGCGTACGCGGGCCTGGCGGCGGCCCTGCCGCCGTGGCGCCGGAGGAGACGCCGCCGCGCGGGCAGCCCGGAGGGCCGGGTGCTCGGCGCGTGGCGGCAGGCCCGCGACGACCTGGGCCTGGCCGGGGACCGGGCGCTGACGGCCGCGGACGTTCTCGCCGCCCAGCCGCCGGACGTCGCCGCCGACCTCCGCCCGCTGGCGGACCTGTCGAACTTCGCCAGATACGCCCCCGACGCCGTCACCGACGAGACCGCCGCGGCCGCCTGGCGGCACAGCGACGCCCTCCGCCGCACGCTCCGCGCCCGCACCCCGCTGCCGGCCCGCCTGCGCCGCCGCCTCCTTCTCCGGTAG
- a CDS encoding M50 family metallopeptidase: MDKLWANLIKVQPDPHPWVVVVSALVALVIVGFRMPWQVSRGLITIAHEGGHALMALLTRRKLEGIRLHSDTSGVTLTRGRPTGPGMVLTAMAGYLAPPLLGLAAAWLTEEGRITLLIWAVLLFLVCMLLLVRNLYGALILLATGGAVFALIMYAPAAVQQGVAFVAVWFLLLGGIRPIIELQQKRRRRQARDSDADQLARLTILPGGFFVFFFFVVAVTAAAFGAYLMNPL; the protein is encoded by the coding sequence ATGGACAAGCTCTGGGCCAACCTGATCAAGGTGCAGCCTGACCCCCACCCCTGGGTCGTGGTGGTCTCGGCTCTCGTCGCGCTGGTGATCGTCGGTTTCCGCATGCCGTGGCAGGTGTCCCGGGGCCTGATCACGATCGCGCACGAGGGCGGGCACGCGCTCATGGCGCTGCTCACCCGGCGCAAGCTGGAGGGCATCCGCCTGCACTCCGACACCTCCGGCGTCACGCTCACCCGGGGCCGGCCGACCGGGCCCGGCATGGTGCTGACCGCGATGGCGGGCTACCTCGCGCCCCCGCTGCTCGGCCTGGCCGCCGCCTGGCTGACCGAGGAGGGGCGCATCACGCTGCTGATCTGGGCGGTGCTGCTGTTCCTGGTCTGCATGCTGCTGCTGGTCCGCAACCTGTACGGCGCGCTGATCCTGCTCGCGACCGGCGGGGCGGTGTTCGCGCTCATCATGTACGCCCCGGCCGCCGTCCAGCAGGGCGTCGCCTTCGTCGCGGTGTGGTTCCTGCTGCTCGGCGGCATCCGGCCGATCATCGAGCTGCAGCAGAAGCGGCGCCGCCGTCAGGCGCGCGACTCCGACGCCGACCAGCTCGCCCGGCTGACGATCCTGCCGGGCGGGTTCTTCGTGTTCTTCTTCTTCGTGGTGGCGGTGACGGCCGCCGCGTTCGGCGCTTACCTCATGAACCCGCTCTAA